In Microbacterium galbinum, a single window of DNA contains:
- a CDS encoding HIT family protein: protein MTPEEPLEPASDFAGVPDEFQRLWTPHRMAYIQAGPEPLREECPFCEAPKHPDAERLIVARGETAYVLLNLFPYNSGHLLVCPYRHIATYDQATPEEVAEIGALTQTAMRVLTEVSRCDGFNIGMNQGAVAGAGVDGHLHQHVVPRWRSDANFFPIIAKTKALPQLLGEVREAVANAWPAA, encoded by the coding sequence GTGACCCCGGAGGAGCCGCTGGAGCCTGCGTCGGACTTCGCCGGAGTCCCCGACGAGTTCCAGCGGCTCTGGACCCCGCACCGGATGGCCTACATCCAGGCGGGGCCCGAGCCGCTGCGCGAGGAGTGCCCCTTCTGCGAGGCGCCGAAGCACCCGGATGCCGAGCGGCTGATCGTCGCGCGCGGTGAGACGGCATACGTGCTGCTGAACCTGTTCCCGTACAACTCGGGTCACCTGCTCGTGTGCCCGTACCGCCACATCGCGACGTACGACCAGGCCACCCCGGAGGAGGTCGCCGAGATCGGCGCTCTGACGCAGACGGCGATGCGCGTCCTGACGGAGGTGTCGCGCTGCGACGGCTTCAACATCGGGATGAATCAGGGTGCCGTCGCCGGCGCGGGTGTCGACGGGCACCTGCACCAGCACGTCGTGCCGCGGTGGCGCTCCGATGCGAACTTCTTCCCGATCATCGCGAAGACGAAGGCACTCCCGCAGCTGCTCGGTGAGGTGCGGGAGGCCGTCGCGAACGCCTGGCCTGCGGCCTGA
- the pdxY gene encoding pyridoxal kinase PdxY translates to MKILSIQSAVAYGHVGNSAAVFPLQRIGVEVLPVYTVNFSNHTGYGAWRGPMIDPAEVREVITGIQDRGVFGGIDAVLSGYQGGEGIGDVIIDAVARVKAENPNAVYACDPVMGNAKSGCFVAPAIPVLLRERVVPVADIITPNQFELGFLTETEPDTLESTLASVDLARAMGPRTVLVTSVERPDREEGTIEMLAVDDEGAWIVQTPHLPMKANGSGDVTAALFTAHYVETGSAQTALERTASSVYDLLKATLDSGERELQLVEAQEFYAHPRMQFSARQVR, encoded by the coding sequence ATGAAGATCCTCTCCATCCAGTCCGCCGTCGCCTACGGTCACGTCGGCAACTCCGCCGCGGTGTTCCCGCTGCAGCGCATCGGCGTCGAGGTCCTCCCGGTCTACACCGTGAACTTCTCGAACCACACCGGGTACGGTGCCTGGCGCGGCCCGATGATCGATCCCGCCGAGGTGCGCGAGGTCATCACCGGCATCCAGGACCGTGGCGTCTTCGGCGGCATCGATGCGGTGCTCAGCGGATACCAGGGCGGGGAGGGCATCGGCGACGTGATCATCGACGCCGTCGCCCGGGTCAAGGCGGAGAACCCGAACGCGGTCTACGCGTGCGACCCCGTGATGGGCAATGCCAAGTCCGGCTGCTTCGTGGCGCCCGCGATCCCCGTGCTGCTGCGGGAGCGGGTCGTGCCGGTGGCGGACATCATCACCCCGAACCAGTTCGAGCTCGGCTTCCTCACCGAGACCGAGCCCGACACGCTCGAGTCGACGCTGGCCTCGGTCGACCTGGCGCGCGCGATGGGACCGCGCACGGTGCTCGTCACGAGCGTCGAGCGGCCGGACCGCGAGGAGGGGACCATCGAGATGCTCGCGGTCGACGACGAGGGTGCCTGGATCGTGCAGACGCCGCACCTTCCGATGAAGGCCAACGGGTCGGGCGACGTCACCGCTGCACTCTTCACCGCGCACTACGTCGAGACCGGCAGCGCGCAGACCGCCCTCGAGCGCACCGCATCGAGCGTCTACGACCTGCTGAAGGCGACGCTCGACTCCGGGGAGCGCGAGCTGCAGCTCGTCGAGGCGCAGGAGTTCTACGCGCACCCGCGCATGCAGTTCAGCGCCCGTCAGGTGCGCTGA
- a CDS encoding aminotransferase class I/II-fold pyridoxal phosphate-dependent enzyme yields the protein MSAEITGTTAADIADSVRALRDRGTLRPGDALPPVRELAATLGVNRNTAVAAYRQLAQAGLVVSRGRAGTTIAGVEAVAQEGYAADTVLRDVGTGNPDPRLIPDPSPALARVTGRPVLYGEPVIDRGLDSWAHEWIATDLDQSDFRVTVTSGAVDAVERLLAQALTRDDAVALEDPCFLASIHTVRLGGYRAVPVPVDGEGMTVVGLRAALDAGIRAIICTPRAQNPTGSSLTAARAAELRAVLADHPYVLIIEDDHFSMLSQRPYETLIGPGHRRFALVRSVSKFLGPDMCLALAATDPETAERLSMRLSPGTTWVSHLLQRLTHAQLTDPSALATIGTAAAHYAERNAAFAQLLRTHGFDAPDSDGLSLWVELPRPARAVAEKLMRRGWLARTGDEFALDEKAEPSRHLRLTVHDLSDADAAAFVADLVAASR from the coding sequence ATGAGCGCCGAGATCACCGGAACGACCGCAGCAGACATCGCCGACAGCGTGCGCGCCCTGCGCGACCGCGGAACCCTCCGCCCCGGCGATGCGCTCCCCCCTGTGCGCGAACTCGCCGCCACTCTCGGCGTGAACCGCAACACCGCGGTGGCCGCCTACCGCCAGCTCGCGCAGGCGGGGCTCGTCGTCTCGCGCGGGCGCGCCGGCACCACGATCGCCGGCGTCGAGGCGGTCGCCCAGGAGGGCTACGCGGCGGACACGGTCCTCCGCGACGTCGGCACGGGCAACCCCGACCCCCGGCTCATCCCCGACCCGTCCCCCGCGCTCGCCCGCGTCACGGGGCGACCGGTGCTGTACGGCGAGCCCGTGATCGACCGCGGCCTCGACTCCTGGGCGCACGAGTGGATCGCCACCGACCTCGACCAGTCCGACTTCCGCGTCACCGTCACCAGCGGCGCGGTCGATGCCGTCGAGCGACTCCTCGCCCAGGCACTCACCCGCGATGACGCGGTCGCGCTCGAGGACCCCTGCTTCCTCGCGAGCATCCACACGGTGCGACTCGGAGGGTACCGCGCCGTGCCCGTCCCGGTCGACGGCGAGGGGATGACGGTCGTCGGCCTCCGCGCGGCGCTCGACGCCGGCATCCGCGCCATCATCTGCACTCCGCGCGCGCAGAACCCCACCGGCAGCAGCCTGACGGCTGCGCGCGCGGCCGAGCTCCGCGCCGTGCTCGCCGACCACCCCTACGTGCTGATCATCGAGGACGACCACTTCTCGATGCTCTCGCAGCGCCCCTACGAGACCTTGATCGGACCGGGGCACCGGCGGTTCGCCCTCGTGCGCTCCGTCTCGAAGTTCCTCGGCCCCGACATGTGCCTGGCGCTCGCGGCCACCGACCCCGAGACGGCCGAGCGTCTGTCGATGCGGCTCAGCCCGGGGACGACCTGGGTGAGCCATCTCCTCCAGCGACTCACCCACGCCCAGCTGACCGACCCTTCCGCGCTCGCGACGATCGGTACGGCAGCCGCGCACTACGCCGAGCGCAACGCCGCTTTCGCACAGCTTCTGCGCACCCACGGATTCGACGCCCCTGACTCCGACGGTCTCAGTCTCTGGGTCGAGCTCCCGCGCCCCGCACGCGCCGTCGCCGAAAAGCTCATGCGCCGCGGATGGCTGGCCCGCACCGGCGACGAGTTCGCCCTCGACGAGAAGGCCGAGCCATCGCGGCATCTGCGGCTGACCGTCCATGATCTGTCCGACGCGGATGCCGCGGCCTTCGTCGCCGACCTCGTCGCGGCTTCCCGATGA
- the pdxS gene encoding pyridoxal 5'-phosphate synthase lyase subunit PdxS: MNDQATTGSARVKRGLAEMLKGGVIMDVVTAEQAKIAEDAGAVAVMALERVPADIRAQGGVSRMSDPDMIDSIIDAVSIPVMAKARIGHFVEAQILQELGVDYIDESEVLSPADYVNHIDKFGFTVPFVCGATNLGEALRRINEGAAMIRSKGEAGTGDVSEATKHIRKITSEINVLRSMTKDELYVAAKELQAPYDLVVEVAATGKLPVVLFVAGGVATPADAAMMMQMGADGVFVGSGIFKSGNPAQRAAAIVKATTFHDDPSVIAEVSRGLGEAMVGINVSDLPAPHRLSERGW, translated from the coding sequence ATGAACGACCAGGCAACCACCGGATCCGCGCGGGTCAAGCGAGGTCTCGCCGAGATGCTCAAGGGCGGCGTCATCATGGACGTCGTCACGGCCGAGCAGGCCAAGATCGCCGAGGATGCCGGCGCCGTCGCCGTGATGGCGCTCGAGCGGGTCCCCGCCGACATCCGTGCGCAGGGCGGTGTCTCGCGCATGAGCGACCCCGACATGATCGACAGCATCATCGACGCCGTCTCGATCCCCGTGATGGCCAAGGCGCGCATCGGCCACTTCGTCGAGGCGCAGATCCTGCAGGAGCTCGGAGTCGACTACATCGACGAGTCCGAGGTGCTGTCGCCGGCGGACTACGTCAACCACATCGACAAGTTCGGCTTCACCGTGCCCTTCGTGTGCGGGGCGACGAACCTCGGCGAGGCCCTGCGCCGTATCAACGAGGGTGCCGCGATGATCCGCTCGAAGGGCGAGGCCGGCACCGGTGACGTCTCGGAGGCGACCAAGCACATCCGCAAGATCACGAGCGAGATCAACGTGCTGCGTTCGATGACCAAGGACGAGCTCTACGTGGCGGCCAAGGAGCTGCAGGCGCCCTACGACCTCGTCGTCGAGGTCGCGGCGACGGGCAAGCTGCCGGTCGTGCTGTTCGTCGCGGGAGGCGTGGCAACACCCGCGGACGCCGCGATGATGATGCAGATGGGAGCGGACGGTGTGTTCGTCGGCTCCGGCATCTTCAAGTCGGGCAACCCCGCCCAGCGCGCCGCGGCGATCGTGAAGGCCACCACGTTCCACGACGATCCGAGTGTGATCGCCGAGGTCTCGCGCGGGCTGGGCGAGGCGATGGTGGGGATCAACGTGTCCGACCTCCCCGCGCCGCACCGGCTGTCCGAGCGTGGCTGGTAG
- the pdxT gene encoding pyridoxal 5'-phosphate synthase glutaminase subunit PdxT yields MAGSPTVGVLALQGDVREHAALLAELGAEVVLVRRPEELDAIDGLVLPGGESSVIDKLARLFGLQQPIRAAIRAGMPMYGTCAGLILLADTVLDAIEGQQSFGGLDVDVRRNAFGRQSESFEIDLDVPVLGDAPVSATFIRAPIVERSGAAVEVLAALPDGAVVAVRQGPLLGTSFHPEMDGEPGFHALFLDEARRYASAPR; encoded by the coding sequence GTGGCTGGTAGTCCGACCGTCGGCGTCCTCGCGCTGCAGGGCGACGTGCGCGAGCATGCCGCCCTGCTCGCGGAGCTCGGTGCGGAGGTGGTGCTCGTGCGCCGCCCGGAAGAACTCGACGCGATCGACGGTCTCGTCCTGCCGGGCGGAGAGTCGAGCGTCATCGACAAGCTCGCGCGACTGTTCGGGCTCCAGCAGCCGATTCGCGCGGCGATCCGTGCGGGGATGCCGATGTACGGCACGTGCGCGGGGCTCATCCTCCTGGCCGACACCGTGCTCGACGCGATCGAGGGACAGCAGTCCTTCGGCGGCCTCGACGTCGACGTTCGGCGCAACGCCTTCGGACGTCAGTCCGAATCGTTCGAGATCGACCTCGACGTGCCGGTGCTCGGCGATGCCCCGGTGTCTGCGACGTTCATCCGGGCGCCGATCGTGGAACGCTCGGGGGCCGCGGTGGAGGTGCTCGCCGCCCTGCCCGACGGCGCGGTGGTCGCGGTGCGCCAGGGGCCGTTGCTCGGCACGAGCTTCCATCCCGAGATGGACGGTGAGCCCGGATTCCACGCGCTCTTCCTCGACGAGGCACGACGCTACGCGAGCGCACCCCGGTAG
- a CDS encoding YebC/PmpR family DNA-binding transcriptional regulator: MSGHSKWATTKHKKAIIDSRRAKSWAKLIKNIEVAAKLGGADLAGNPTLFDAVQKAKKTSVPKDNIDRAVKRGAGIGGEAVEYTSIMYEGYGPNGVALMIECLTDNKNRAAAEVRTALSRNGGTLADPGSVAYNFSRKGVIVVGAEGTTEDDVMMAALEAGAEEIEPHSEGFEIITEATDLVTVRSALQEAGIDYESADVEFVPNLKVEIDADTARKVFRLIDALEDSEDVQNVFSNFDLSSEVQAELENDDS, encoded by the coding sequence ATGTCCGGGCATTCCAAGTGGGCCACCACGAAGCACAAGAAGGCCATCATCGACTCCAGGCGCGCCAAGTCCTGGGCCAAGCTCATCAAGAACATCGAGGTCGCGGCCAAGCTCGGCGGCGCCGACCTCGCGGGCAACCCCACGCTGTTCGACGCGGTGCAGAAGGCGAAGAAGACCTCCGTCCCGAAGGACAACATCGACCGCGCGGTCAAGCGTGGAGCCGGAATCGGCGGCGAGGCCGTCGAGTACACCTCGATCATGTACGAGGGATACGGACCGAACGGCGTGGCGCTCATGATCGAGTGTCTGACCGACAACAAGAACCGTGCCGCCGCCGAGGTGCGCACGGCTCTCAGCCGCAACGGGGGAACGCTGGCCGACCCGGGCAGCGTCGCCTACAACTTCTCGCGCAAGGGCGTCATCGTCGTCGGTGCCGAGGGGACCACCGAAGACGACGTCATGATGGCGGCGCTCGAGGCGGGTGCCGAGGAGATCGAGCCGCACTCCGAGGGCTTCGAGATCATCACCGAGGCGACCGACCTGGTCACCGTGCGCAGCGCGCTGCAGGAGGCGGGCATCGACTACGAATCCGCCGACGTCGAGTTCGTGCCGAACCTCAAGGTCGAGATCGACGCCGACACCGCGCGCAAGGTCTTCCGCCTCATCGACGCGCTGGAGGACAGCGAGGACGTGCAGAACGTCTTCAGCAACTTCGACCTCTCGTCCGAGGTGCAGGCCGAGCTCGAGAACGACGACAGCTAG
- the ruvC gene encoding crossover junction endodeoxyribonuclease RuvC: MTSSSLRVLGIDPGLTRCGVGIVDVDGSRRGTLVHVGVIRSSPDAPIGERLAIVAAGIREVIAAHSPQAVAVERVFAQQNTHTVMGTAQASGVALLLAAEAGLPAVTHTPSEVKAAVTGYGSADKRQVQAMIARILRLDAPPQPADAADALAIALCHAWRRGGAGAASAAGGLTPAQRAWADAERVARTYVRRGA, from the coding sequence GTGACCTCTTCCTCGCTGCGCGTTCTCGGGATCGACCCAGGCCTCACGCGATGCGGTGTGGGCATCGTCGACGTCGACGGATCGCGTCGCGGCACGCTCGTGCACGTCGGGGTGATCCGTTCGTCTCCGGATGCGCCGATCGGCGAGCGTCTCGCGATCGTCGCCGCCGGCATCCGTGAGGTGATCGCCGCGCATTCTCCGCAGGCGGTCGCGGTTGAGCGCGTGTTCGCGCAGCAGAACACGCACACGGTGATGGGCACGGCTCAGGCCAGCGGAGTCGCGCTGCTGCTCGCGGCAGAGGCGGGTCTTCCCGCCGTGACCCACACGCCGAGCGAGGTCAAGGCCGCCGTGACCGGTTACGGATCTGCCGACAAGCGCCAGGTGCAGGCGATGATCGCCCGGATCCTGCGCCTCGACGCGCCTCCGCAGCCGGCGGATGCCGCGGATGCCCTCGCCATCGCCCTCTGCCACGCCTGGCGCCGAGGCGGCGCGGGGGCGGCATCCGCCGCGGGCGGGCTCACGCCGGCCCAGCGCGCCTGGGCGGACGCGGAGCGTGTCGCTCGAACATACGTACGACGCGGGGCCTAG
- the ruvA gene encoding Holliday junction branch migration protein RuvA, producing the protein MISSLHGTVLHSTSDQVVVEVGGVGFSVAVPADVAHTATVGEQLRLHTSLIVREDALSLFGFAERDELEVFGLLISVTGVGPKSALGVLSHLTVDQIAEALNAEDDAPFRRVSGIGPKTAKLIVVQLAGKVQPTVAAAPSPSGAVDVVGQVAAALVGLGWSEKVAAEAAAQTAAEASDAERSAVAPLLRRTLALLGPARG; encoded by the coding sequence ATGATCTCCTCCCTGCACGGCACCGTGCTGCACTCGACCTCCGACCAGGTCGTCGTCGAGGTGGGCGGCGTCGGCTTCTCCGTCGCCGTCCCGGCCGACGTCGCGCACACCGCGACGGTGGGGGAGCAGTTGCGGTTGCACACGAGCCTGATCGTGCGCGAGGACGCGCTCTCGCTCTTCGGGTTCGCCGAGCGCGACGAGCTGGAGGTCTTCGGGCTCCTCATCAGCGTGACGGGCGTCGGGCCGAAATCCGCCCTGGGGGTGCTGTCGCACCTCACCGTCGACCAGATCGCAGAGGCGCTGAACGCCGAGGATGACGCGCCTTTCCGTCGCGTGTCCGGAATCGGTCCCAAGACCGCGAAGCTCATCGTCGTGCAGCTCGCCGGTAAGGTGCAGCCGACGGTCGCGGCAGCGCCGAGTCCCTCGGGCGCCGTGGACGTGGTGGGTCAGGTCGCGGCCGCCCTCGTCGGACTCGGATGGTCGGAGAAGGTCGCCGCCGAGGCCGCCGCGCAGACGGCCGCAGAGGCATCCGATGCCGAGCGTTCGGCCGTCGCACCGCTCCTCCGCCGCACTCTTGCCCTGCTGGGGCCGGCACGTGGCTGA
- the ruvB gene encoding Holliday junction branch migration DNA helicase RuvB, producing the protein MADALDASEPVDETELAIEGALRPTSLGEFVGQQKVRGQLQLLLEAARIQSRPADHILLAGPPGLGKTTLAMIVAHESERPLRLSSGPAIQHAGDLAALLSSLVPGEVLFIDEIHRMARSAEEMLYLAMEDFRIDIMVGKGAGATSIPLELAPFTLVGATTRSGLLPNPLRDRFGFTGHLEFYEEGELERVIARSAAVLGVDLPSDSLSEIARRSRGTPRIANRLLRRVRDYALVHGGGAATIADVRAALELYDVDPIGLDRLDRAVLEALVRRFRGGPVGLSTLAVAVGEEAETVESVVEPYLVRIGFLGRTPRGRVAMPEAYAHLGVAHPDGALRFDDL; encoded by the coding sequence GTGGCTGACGCACTCGACGCCTCCGAGCCCGTCGACGAGACCGAGCTCGCGATCGAGGGCGCCCTGCGTCCGACGAGTCTCGGCGAGTTCGTCGGACAGCAGAAGGTGCGCGGCCAGCTCCAGCTCCTCCTCGAGGCCGCACGTATCCAGAGCCGACCCGCCGATCACATCCTTCTCGCAGGCCCGCCAGGACTCGGCAAGACGACGCTGGCGATGATCGTCGCGCACGAGAGCGAGCGCCCCCTGCGCCTGTCGAGCGGACCGGCCATCCAGCACGCCGGCGATCTCGCTGCGCTCCTGTCGAGCCTCGTTCCCGGCGAGGTGCTCTTCATCGACGAGATCCACCGGATGGCGCGCTCCGCCGAGGAGATGCTCTATCTCGCGATGGAGGATTTCCGCATCGACATCATGGTGGGCAAGGGGGCGGGGGCCACCAGCATCCCGCTCGAACTCGCACCGTTCACCCTGGTGGGAGCGACGACGCGGTCGGGCCTGCTACCGAATCCGCTGCGCGATCGATTCGGGTTCACCGGTCATCTGGAGTTCTACGAGGAGGGCGAGCTCGAGCGCGTGATCGCGCGATCCGCGGCGGTCCTCGGCGTCGATCTGCCGTCCGATTCGCTGTCCGAGATCGCCCGCCGATCGCGCGGGACGCCCCGCATCGCGAACCGCCTTCTCCGACGTGTGCGCGACTACGCGCTCGTGCACGGTGGGGGAGCGGCGACCATCGCCGACGTCCGCGCCGCTCTCGAACTGTACGACGTCGACCCCATCGGCCTGGACCGCCTCGACCGCGCGGTTCTCGAAGCGCTCGTGCGGCGGTTCCGCGGGGGGCCGGTGGGACTGAGCACCCTCGCCGTCGCCGTCGGCGAAGAAGCCGAGACCGTCGAGAGCGTCGTCGAGCCCTATCTCGTCCGGATCGGTTTCCTCGGTCGCACTCCGCGGGGGCGCGTCGCCATGCCTGAGGCGTATGCGCATCTGGGTGTGGCGCATCCCGACGGAGCGCTTCGCTTCGATGACCTATAA
- a CDS encoding preprotein translocase subunit YajC, which translates to MEIILFGLLAVLLVFMIFNTRKRQKQMKAEQEEKATKTVPGVRVLLQGGIYGTIVSYDPDDLDHPASVEVAPGVVIEVHSQAILRIVEPKDIVADDAELADDDTVVEADAPIAETPEETRARLDRDADDK; encoded by the coding sequence ATGGAAATCATCCTCTTCGGTCTCCTGGCCGTCCTCCTCGTCTTCATGATCTTCAACACGCGTAAGCGTCAGAAGCAGATGAAGGCCGAGCAGGAGGAGAAGGCGACGAAGACGGTTCCCGGCGTGCGCGTGCTCCTGCAGGGCGGCATCTACGGCACGATCGTCTCCTACGACCCCGATGACCTCGACCACCCCGCGTCGGTCGAGGTCGCCCCCGGTGTCGTGATCGAGGTGCACAGCCAGGCGATCCTCCGCATCGTCGAGCCCAAGGACATCGTCGCCGACGACGCCGAGCTCGCTGACGACGACACCGTCGTCGAGGCCGATGCTCCGATCGCCGAGACCCCGGAAGAGACGCGCGCGCGCCTCGACCGCGACGCAGACGACAAGTAA
- the secD gene encoding protein translocase subunit SecD → MASSSPVRHAWRVLLGLLLVTGVLFGINAAGVYVFGKSSWAPELALDLQGGTQIVLQAETDEGAAPSAEQLNQAASIIRQRVDASGVAEADITTEGGRNIVVQIPGVADDQTRERITSSAQLEFRAVLATTAATTSFVGDDGNETPYPSPDPSLEATPTAEPTDGSDLNWATPKLQAEFLAYDCANPDNPTNVPSEQPMIACDETGQAKFLLGPTELDGTAIDDAASGRDPQNGAWLVQLTMNPDGADKFGKVSTRLNQNRIDGLSPRDQFAFVLDGVVISAPRMNGVILDGRPSISGSFTQDSATTLADQLKYGALPLSFTVQSSDTVSATLGTQQLQIGLIAGLIGLILVAIYSLIVYRALGTVIIASIAVMGVLTYIVICILAWRLGFRLSLAGVAGLIVSIGFTADSFIVYFERIRDELRDGKSITSAVEDGWGRAKRTIYISKSINILAALVLYILADSTVKGFAFTLGLTTIIDVFIFVIFTHPVMQLLARTRFFGGGHKLSGLDPEALGAVYRNRSQFREVATASAGRGARNSRSRGEAERRQTIAERKRAEALAGDRPTNAGSEGDA, encoded by the coding sequence GTGGCTTCATCCTCTCCTGTCCGTCACGCCTGGCGGGTCCTTCTCGGCCTGCTCCTCGTGACGGGTGTCCTCTTCGGCATCAACGCGGCCGGGGTGTACGTCTTCGGGAAGAGCTCGTGGGCTCCGGAGCTCGCACTCGACCTCCAGGGCGGCACCCAGATCGTGCTGCAGGCCGAGACCGACGAGGGAGCAGCGCCGTCCGCGGAACAGCTGAACCAGGCGGCCTCCATCATCCGCCAGCGCGTCGACGCCTCGGGCGTGGCGGAGGCCGACATCACCACCGAGGGCGGACGGAACATCGTCGTCCAGATCCCGGGTGTCGCCGACGACCAGACGCGCGAGCGGATCACCAGCAGCGCGCAGCTCGAGTTCCGGGCGGTCCTGGCCACGACCGCCGCGACGACGTCCTTCGTCGGTGACGACGGTAACGAGACGCCGTACCCCAGCCCCGACCCCTCGCTCGAGGCGACGCCGACCGCCGAGCCGACCGACGGCAGCGACCTCAACTGGGCCACGCCCAAGCTCCAGGCCGAGTTCCTCGCCTACGACTGCGCGAACCCCGACAACCCCACCAACGTGCCGAGCGAGCAGCCGATGATCGCCTGCGACGAGACCGGTCAGGCCAAGTTCCTGCTCGGCCCGACCGAGCTCGACGGAACGGCGATCGACGACGCCGCGAGCGGTCGCGACCCGCAGAACGGCGCGTGGCTCGTGCAGCTCACGATGAACCCGGATGGGGCCGACAAGTTCGGCAAGGTCAGCACCCGCCTCAACCAGAACCGCATCGACGGCCTGTCGCCGCGCGACCAGTTCGCGTTCGTGCTCGACGGCGTCGTCATCTCGGCGCCCCGCATGAACGGTGTGATCCTCGACGGTCGTCCGAGCATCTCGGGCAGCTTCACGCAGGACTCGGCGACGACCCTCGCCGACCAGCTCAAGTACGGCGCGCTGCCGCTGAGCTTCACCGTGCAGAGCTCCGACACCGTGTCGGCGACGCTCGGTACGCAGCAGCTGCAGATCGGTCTCATCGCCGGTCTCATCGGCCTGATCCTCGTCGCGATCTATTCGCTCATCGTCTACCGAGCCCTCGGGACGGTGATCATCGCGTCCATCGCGGTGATGGGTGTGCTGACCTACATCGTCATCTGCATCCTGGCGTGGCGACTCGGCTTCCGCCTCTCGCTGGCCGGTGTGGCCGGTCTGATCGTGTCGATCGGATTCACCGCCGACTCCTTCATCGTCTACTTCGAGAGAATCCGAGACGAACTGCGAGACGGCAAGTCGATCACCTCCGCCGTCGAAGACGGATGGGGCCGAGCCAAGCGCACGATCTACATCTCGAAGTCGATCAACATCCTCGCCGCGCTCGTGCTGTACATCCTGGCCGACTCGACGGTGAAGGGGTTCGCGTTCACGCTCGGCCTCACGACCATCATCGACGTGTTCATCTTCGTGATCTTCACGCACCCGGTGATGCAACTGCTCGCTCGCACGCGCTTCTTCGGAGGCGGCCACAAGCTCTCGGGGCTCGACCCCGAAGCACTGGGCGCCGTCTACCGCAATCGGTCGCAGTTCCGCGAGGTCGCGACGGCGTCCGCCGGCCGTGGCGCGCGCAACTCGCGTTCGCGCGGCGAGGCGGAGCGTCGTCAGACCATCGCCGAGCGCAAGCGCGCGGAGGCTCTCGCGGGTGACAGACCCACCAACGCCGGAAGTGAGGGAGACGCCTGA
- the secF gene encoding protein translocase subunit SecF — MPSMNEFGNNLYTGKTSFPFVGRRRLWFIIAIILVVGSALVPLIRPIQFSIEFTGGSQFTVAAPDSTDQQIATDAVKSVVPESATKVVVVNGDDIRVQTDQMTADETQQVTAALADAYGVDTAEVTSSFIGPAWGESVTRQSLWGLAIFLALTFLILAIYFRTWKMSAAAIIGLLDVLVITVGVYALAGFEISPAAVIGFLTILAYSLYDTTVVFDKIRENTHEDGEKSARLFGESVNLAVNQTLVRSINTSVVAALPVGAILFIGSLWLGAETLTDISLSIFVGILVATYSTLFVAAPLYSLFRENEPQIRERDARIREARLRATVEA; from the coding sequence ATGCCTTCCATGAATGAGTTCGGCAACAACCTGTACACGGGGAAGACCTCTTTCCCGTTCGTCGGTCGCCGCCGCCTGTGGTTCATCATCGCGATCATCCTGGTCGTGGGCTCGGCTCTGGTGCCGCTGATCCGTCCGATCCAATTCTCGATCGAGTTCACCGGCGGGTCGCAGTTCACCGTCGCGGCGCCCGACAGCACCGATCAGCAGATCGCCACCGACGCGGTCAAGTCGGTCGTGCCCGAGTCGGCGACCAAGGTCGTCGTGGTGAACGGCGACGACATCCGCGTCCAGACCGACCAGATGACGGCCGATGAGACGCAGCAGGTCACCGCGGCACTCGCCGACGCGTACGGCGTCGACACTGCGGAGGTGACGTCGTCGTTCATCGGTCCGGCCTGGGGCGAGAGCGTCACGCGTCAATCGCTGTGGGGCCTGGCGATCTTCCTCGCCCTCACCTTCCTGATCCTGGCGATCTACTTCCGAACCTGGAAGATGTCGGCCGCGGCGATCATCGGCCTGCTCGACGTGCTCGTGATCACCGTCGGCGTCTACGCGCTGGCCGGCTTCGAGATCTCGCCGGCGGCGGTGATCGGATTCCTCACGATCTTGGCGTACTCCTTGTACGACACGACGGTCGTCTTCGACAAGATCCGGGAGAACACACATGAAGACGGCGAGAAATCGGCGCGTCTGTTCGGGGAGTCCGTCAACCTGGCGGTGAACCAGACCCTCGTGCGATCGATCAACACCTCGGTGGTCGCGGCGCTCCCGGTCGGAGCGATCCTCTTCATCGGATCGCTGTGGCTCGGTGCCGAGACCCTCACCGACATCTCGCTGTCGATCTTCGTCGGCATCCTCGTGGCGACGTATTCGACGCTGTTCGTCGCCGCTCCGCTCTACTCGCTCTTCCGCGAGAACGAGCCGCAGATCCGCGAGCGCGACGCCCGGATCCGCGAAGCGCGCCTGCGCGCGACGGTCGAAGCCTGA